A genomic region of Raphanus sativus cultivar WK10039 chromosome 6, ASM80110v3, whole genome shotgun sequence contains the following coding sequences:
- the LOC108810329 gene encoding copper transporter 2: MDHDNMHNMPPPSSSMTNHTKPHMMMMHMTFFWGKNTEVLFSGWPGTSSGMYALCLIVVFLLAIIAEWLAHSRILRGGDGTSRAAGIAQTTVYTLKTGLSYLVMLAVMSFNGGVFIVAIAGYAVGFLLFGSTAFKKPSYDQKTTGPLPPTSGCVC; encoded by the coding sequence ATGGATCATGATAACATGCATAACATgccaccaccatcatcatcaatgACGAATCATACCAAACCCCACATGATGATGATGCACATGACCTTCTTCTGGGGCAAGAACACGGAGGTTCTCTTCTCCGGATGGCCAGGGACAAGCTCCGGTATGTACGCTCTTTGTCTCATCGTCGTTTTCCTCCTCGCCATAATCGCCGAGTGGCTCGCCCATTCTCGGATCCTCCGTGGTGGTGACGGCACCAGCCGCGCTGCCGGTATCGCTCAGACCACTGTGTACACTCTCAAGACTGGCCTCTCCTATCTCGTGATGCTCGCTGTGATGTCCTTTAATGGTGGCGTTTTTATCGTTGCTATCGCCGGTTATGCAGTGGGTTTCTTGCTTTTTGGAAGCACTGCTTTCAAGAAACCCTCTTATGACCAGAAAACCACCGGACCTCTCCCGCCGACGTCAGGCTGCGTTTGCTGA
- the LOC108813591 gene encoding serine/threonine/tyrosine-protein kinase HT1, whose product MEEESTSWIRRAKYSHTICHRLITPRSDSLPITPTKTCSGSKRMPLSSPSDLKSLVGPSQAKHQATGSNSASSSEIYRNPFTNRKRATSPSPQIPISESFKEAKSVVKRFSTPHPVRVEPPATPTKGNFTRKSSFEKLSHALRPLSFSGPLKDRPKSKKEMRSSKSFDHSNVTAMGVLEEHRVDTSDLTRGVLFAHGKFSLLYHGVYKGEAVALKITRAPGDCEDKFLGARLERQFTKEATLLSRLSHPNVVKFVGVNTGNCIITEYLANGSLRSYLHKLEIKSLPLPQVVKFGLDIARGMEYIHSKKIVHRDLKPENVLIDKDFNLKVADFGIACDEEDCDVPGAETGTYRWMAPEVLRRKPHGGKSDVYSFGLVLWEMAAGAVPFGEMSPVQAAFKVMHKNTRPVIPKKCPAAMKELIEQCWSVETEKRPEFWQIVKVLEHFEKSLKNEGRLTLMPNQICPQAKKGNKYWSQIFGLVHHHHHHHDSNDNDTVCPAMPKPRFA is encoded by the exons aTGGAGGAAGAGTCTACTTCTTGGATAAGGAGGGCCAAGTATTCTCACACCATTTGTCATCGTCTCATCACCCCTAGATCAGACTCCTTGCCTATTACTCCAACCAAGACTTGTTCTGGTTCGAAAAGAATGCCTCTCAGTTCACCCTCTGATCTCAAGTCCCTTGTTGGACCTTCTCAGGCTAAGCACCAAGCCACCGGTTCCaattctgcttcttcttctgagATATATCGAAACCCTTTCACCAACAGGAAGAGGGCTACTTCTCCGTCTCCTCAGATACCCATCTCTGAATCTTTCAAAGAAGCAAAGTCTGTCGTCAAGAGATTCTCAACTCCTCATCCCGTAAGAGTCGAACCACCAGCAACACCCACCAAGGGAAACTTCACCCGCAAAAGTTCATTCGAGAAACTATCCCACGCTCTCCGCCCTCTCTCTTTCTCGGGTCCTTTAAAGGACAGGCCCAAGAGCAAGAAGGAGATGCGTTCTTCCAAGTCTTTTGATCATTCTAACGTAACTGCCATGGGAGTGCTCGAAGAACACCGCGTCGACACCTCTGATCTCACCCGTGGAGTCCTGTTCGCTCACGGGAAGTTCAGCCTGCTTTACCACGGTGTGTACAAAGGCGAAGCCGTCGCTCTCAAGATCACAAGAGCGCCTGGTGATTGCGAAGACAAATTCTTGGGAGCTCGTTTGGAGAGACAGTTTACAAAGGAAGCCACTCTCTTGTCTCGACTTAGCCATCCAAATGTTGTCAAG TTTGTGGGAGTGAATACTGGGAACTGTATCATCACGGAGTATTTAGCTAATGGGTCTTTGAGATCATATCTGCACAAGCTGGAGATAAAGTCCCTTCCTCTGCCGCAGGTAGTCAAGTTTGGTCTAGACATTGCGAGAGGGATGGAATATATTCACTCAAAGAAGATAGTTCACCGGGACCTTAAGCCGGAGAACGTGTTGATTGACAAAGACTTCAACTTGAAGGTTGCAGACTTTGGCATAGCGTGCGACGAGGAGGACTGTGATGTACCGGGGGCTGAGACGGGGACGTATAGGTGGATGGCGCCAGAAGTGCTGAGAAGGAAACCACACGGAGGTAAGTCGGATGTATATAGTTTCGGACTCGTTTTATGGGAAATGGCAGCTGGAGCAGTCCCATTTGGGGAGATGTCTCCTGTCCAAGCTGCTTTCAAAGTCATGCACAAG AACACAAGACCGGTGATACCAAAGAAATGTCCAGCGGCGATGAAAGAGCTGATTGAGCAATGCTGGTCGGTGGAAACAGAAAAGAGACCAGAGTTCTGGCAGATTGTCAAAGTGTTGGAACACTTTGAAAAGTCATTGAAAAACGAAGGGAGACTGACTCTTATGCCCAACCAGATATGTCCACAAGCTAAGAAAGGTAATAAATACTGGAGTCAGATCTTCGGGTTagtccaccaccaccaccaccaccacgacAGCAATGACAACGATACTGTATGCCCAGCCATGCCTAAGCCTAGATTCGCTTGA
- the LOC108812699 gene encoding tubulin beta-2 chain gives MREILHIQGGQCGNQIGAKFWEVVCAEHGIDPTGRYTGDSDLQLERINVYYNEASCGRFVPRAVLMDLEPGTMDSLRSGPYGQTFRPDNFVFGQSGAGNNWAKGHYTEGAELIDSVLDVVRKEAENCDCLQGFQVCHSLGGGTGSGMGTLLISKIREEYPDRMMLTFSVFPSPKVSDTVVEPYNATLSVHQLVENADECMVLDNEALYDICFRTLKLTTPSFGDLNHLISATMSGVTCCLRFPGQLNSDLRKLAVNLIPFPRLHFFMVGFAPLTSRGSQQYRSLTVPELTQQMWDSKNMMCAADPRHGRYLTASAMFRGKMSTKEVDEQMLNVQNKNSSYFVEWIPNNVKSTVCDIPPTGLKMASTFIGNSTSIQEMFRRVSEQFTAMFRRKAFLHWYTGEGMDEMEFTEAESNMNDLVSEYQQYQDATADEEGEYEDEEEGDYQQEEEY, from the exons ATGCGTGAGATCCTTCACATCCAGGGCGGCCAGTGCGGCAACCAGATCGGCGCCAAGTTCTGGGAAGTCGTCTGCGCCGAGCACGGCATAGATCCAACCGGCCGTTACACCGGAGACTCGGATCTCCAGCTCGAGCGCATCAACGTCTACTACAACGAAGCCAGCTGCGGTAGATTCGTCCCTCGCGCCGTGCTCATGGATCTGGAGCCTGGGACCATGGACAGTCTCAGATCTGGACCCTACGGCCAGACCTTCCGTCCTGATAACTTCGTCTTCGGCCAGTCCGGTGCTGGTAACAACTGGGCGAAGGGACACTACACTGAAGGCGCTGAGCTTATCGACTCCGTCCTCGACGTTGTTCGTAAAGAAGCCGAGAACTGTGACTGCCTCCAAG GGTTTCAAGTGTGCCATTCGTTGGGAGGAGGAACTGGATCTGGGATGGGGACTTTGTTGATATCGAAGATCAGGGAGGAGTACCCTGACCGCATGATGTTGACCTTCTCTGTGTTCCCTTCGCCTAAGGTCTCTGACACTGTCGTTGAGCCTTATAATGCTACTTTGTCTGTTCACCAGCTCGTTGAGAATGCTGATGAGTGCATGGTTCTTGACAACGAGGCCTTGTACGATATCTGTTTCAGGACTCTCAAACTCACTACCCCTAGCT TTGGTGACTTGAACCATTTGATATCTGCCACAATGTCTGGTGTCACATGCTGTCTGAGATTCCCTGGTCAGCTTAACTCTGACCTCCGTAAGCTTGCTGTCAATCTGATCCCATTCCCTCGTCTTCACTTCTTCATGGTGGGTTTTGCTCCTCTCACCTCAAGAGGATCTCAGCAGTACCGTTCCCTCACTGTCCCTGAACTCACCCAGCAAATGTGGGACTCCAAGAACATGATGTGTGCTGCTGACCCAAGGCACGGGCGTTACCTCACAGCCTCCGCCATGTTCCGTGGCAAGATGAGCACAAAGGAAGTCGACGAGCAGATGCTGAACGTGCAGAACAAGAACTCTTCCTACTTTGTTGAGTGGATCCCCAACAATGTGAAATCAACAGTCTGTGACATCCCTCCTACCGGTTTGAAGATGGCATCCACTTTCATTGGGAACTCAACATCGATCCAAGAGATGTTCAGGCGTGTGAGTGAGCAGTTCACAGCTATGTTCAGGAGGAAGGCTTTCTTGCATTGGTACACAGGTGAAGGAATGGACGAGATGGAGTTCACAGAAGCAGAGAGCAACATGAACGATCTTGTCTCAGAGTACCAGCAATACCAAGACGCAACTGCAGATGAAGAAGGTGAGTACGAGGATGAGGAAGAAGGAGATTACCAACAGGAGGAGGAGTACTGA
- the LOC108809811 gene encoding uncharacterized protein LOC108809811, whose protein sequence is MEGKGKLGSSSSSFTTHLFGPKEPASSSNFNSIFPPPSKGTTGNMIILSSKHGSLGQRNESSTCNLSSSLYYGGQDVYSGSTSNHTYPTVNKSQNRGDDVASGNNSMDASRGNWWQGSLYY, encoded by the exons ATGGAAGGTAAAGGTAAACTCggatcatcatcttcttccttcacTACTCATCTCTTTGGCCCCAAGGAACCTGCTTCCTCCTCCAACTTCAACTCCATCTTCCCTCCTCCCTCAAAG GGAACAACAGGAAACATGATCATATTAAGCTCCAAACATGGGTCCCTAG GCCAACGCAATGAATCTTCAACCTGCAATCTGAGTTCATCTCTCTACTACGGTGGTCAAGACGTTTACTCTGGATCCACAAGCAATCATACTTACCCTACC GTTAACAAGTCTCAGAACAGAGGAGACGATGTGGCTAGTGGAAACAACTCGATGGACGCATCCAGAGGAAACTGGTGGCAAG GTTCACTCTACTATTAG
- the LOC108808519 gene encoding uncharacterized protein LOC108808519, with product MTRAIKAARKWLAEQRVKTTTLKAPSPRPEPTPPNTTTLKSDAAWSAERKLAGLGWVIRENNTTSRRMSHCCYVSSPLAAEALALREAMADCVNRGTPNLHCQSDSLLLVNALKSGSLIAELHGIIADIISLSSAFDFFSISWIRRSNNKEADALAKQSLLNASVVITPVRGA from the coding sequence ATGACACGAGCCATCAAGGCAGCGCGAAAATGGTTGGCGGAACAGAGAGTCAAGACCACGACTCTGAAGGCTCCCTCCCCCCGTCCGGAACCAACCCCGCCAAATACAACTACTCTCAAGTCTGATGCTGCTTGGTCAGCTGAGCGAAAGCTTGCAGGACTCGGTTGGGTCATACGGGAGAATAACACCACTTCAAGAAGGATGTCACACTGCTGTTATGTGTCTTCTCCTTTAGCTGCTGAAGCCCTAGCGCTGCGAGAAGCAATGGCGGACTGCGTCAACAGAGGCACGCCAAATCTTCACTGTCAATCGGATTCACTTCTACTTGTTAATGCTCTGAAATCTGGGTCTCTAATTGCAGAGCTTCACGGCATCATAGCTGACATCATTAGTTTGTCTTCAGCTTTTGACTTCTTTTCTATCTCTTGGATTCGACGTTCAAATAACAAAGAAGCGGATGCTTTGGCTAAGCAGTCTTTGTTAAATGCGTCTGTTGTAATCACTCCCGTTAGAGGAGCTTAA